In one Methylobacterium sp. SyP6R genomic region, the following are encoded:
- the serB gene encoding phosphoserine phosphatase SerB, whose amino-acid sequence MTLVATLIANPERPAITDAVLAEARRVLATEHPPRILHGEVAAEILVEGAPASAPALAERLRAALASEPIDVAMQVVSPHRRKRLFLADMDSTMIGQECIDELADVVGLKDHVAAITERAMRGEIAFEPALRERVALLKGLPLKAVDQVIAERITLMPGGRILVRTLRAHGAYTALVSGGFTLFTGPVAAQIGFDEHRSNRLETEGDRLAGTVAEPIVGRDAKRDALVELRSRFGLDPAETLAVGDGANDLAMLEEAGLGVAFRAKPAVAAAAHARIDHGDLTALLYLQGFAAAEFVA is encoded by the coding sequence ATGACCCTGGTCGCCACCCTGATAGCAAACCCGGAGCGCCCCGCCATCACCGACGCGGTGCTGGCCGAAGCCCGGCGCGTGCTGGCGACCGAGCACCCGCCGCGCATCCTGCACGGCGAGGTCGCCGCCGAAATCCTGGTCGAGGGGGCGCCCGCCTCCGCGCCGGCCCTCGCCGAGCGCCTGCGCGCGGCGCTCGCATCTGAGCCGATCGACGTGGCGATGCAGGTCGTGAGCCCCCACCGGCGCAAGCGGCTCTTCCTCGCCGACATGGATTCGACCATGATCGGCCAGGAATGCATCGACGAGCTCGCCGACGTGGTCGGGCTCAAGGACCACGTCGCGGCGATCACCGAGCGGGCGATGCGGGGCGAGATCGCCTTCGAGCCGGCCCTGCGCGAGCGCGTCGCCCTGCTCAAGGGCCTGCCCCTCAAGGCCGTCGATCAGGTCATCGCCGAGCGCATCACCCTGATGCCCGGTGGGCGCATCCTGGTGCGCACCCTCAGGGCGCATGGCGCCTATACGGCGCTCGTCTCGGGCGGCTTCACCCTGTTCACCGGGCCGGTGGCGGCGCAAATCGGCTTCGACGAGCATCGCTCGAACCGCCTCGAGACGGAGGGCGACCGGCTCGCCGGCACCGTCGCCGAGCCGATCGTCGGTCGCGACGCCAAGCGCGACGCCCTCGTCGAGCTGCGCAGCCGGTTCGGTCTCGATCCGGCCGAGACCCTGGCGGTGGGCGACGGCGCCAACGACCTGGCGATGCTGGAGGAAGCCGGCCTCGGCGTGGCGTTCCGGGCCAAGCCTGCGGTGGCGGCCGCGGCGCACGCCCGGATCGACCACGGAGACCTCACCGCGCTCCTCTACCTGCAGGGCTTCGCGGCGGCCGAGTTCGTCGCGTAG
- a CDS encoding DNA-3-methyladenine glycosylase I has translation MSTGLILHPDGCQRCWWPGTDALYVAYHDAEWGVPEHDDRALYEKLILDGFQAGLSWITILRRREGFRSAFAGFEPEAIARFGPAEVEALMRDTGIIRNRAKIEATIRSARAYLAIQERGPGFSAFLWDFVDGRPVQTKAETRTEIPTESEVSRKMSKALKAEGFGFCGPTIVYAFMQAVGMLNDHLVGCCRHEACAALAGPGGLGVKP, from the coding sequence ATGTCGACCGGACTGATCCTGCATCCCGACGGCTGCCAGCGCTGCTGGTGGCCGGGCACCGACGCGCTCTACGTCGCCTATCACGACGCCGAGTGGGGCGTGCCGGAGCACGACGACCGCGCCCTCTACGAGAAGCTGATCCTCGACGGGTTCCAGGCCGGCCTGAGCTGGATCACCATCCTGCGCCGGCGCGAGGGTTTTCGGAGTGCCTTCGCGGGTTTCGAGCCGGAGGCGATCGCACGGTTCGGCCCTGCGGAGGTCGAGGCGCTGATGCGGGATACCGGCATCATCCGCAACCGCGCCAAGATCGAGGCGACGATCCGCAGTGCGCGGGCCTACCTCGCCATCCAGGAGCGAGGGCCCGGCTTTTCGGCCTTCCTGTGGGACTTCGTCGACGGACGCCCGGTCCAGACGAAGGCGGAGACCCGCACCGAGATCCCGACCGAGAGCGAGGTCTCGCGCAAGATGTCGAAGGCGCTCAAGGCGGAAGGGTTCGGCTTCTGCGGCCCGACCATCGTGTACGCCTTCATGCAGGCGGTCGGCATGCTCAACGATCACCTCGTCGGCTGCTGCCGGCACGAAGCCTGCGCCGCCTTGGCCGGTCCCGGTGGTCTCGGGGTCAAGCCGTGA
- a CDS encoding DUF58 domain-containing protein, with product MVATRVLDASLRAPGRQETETALSLAERMPRLILEARRVAATLAHGLHGRRRAGPGESFWQFRPFVAGEAASRIDWRRSGRDDRLYVREREWEAAHTVWFWVDRSASMGFGSTLAQAPKIERALVLALALGDAFVEAGERVGLLGLSRPQATRTIVERMAETLSADASGLDEDLPPRAPVGRFDEAVLIGDFLSPPEQVRAAVAAIAGAGSRGHLVMVVDPVEETFPFSGQAELHDLEAGLSLRVGDAAAWGEAYRRRIRAHRDALAEIARSQGWTLTLHRTDRPASEAALRLVTLVAAARGAG from the coding sequence GTGGTCGCGACACGCGTCCTGGACGCAAGCCTCCGCGCCCCCGGCCGGCAGGAGACCGAGACCGCCCTTTCGCTCGCCGAGCGGATGCCGCGCCTGATCCTGGAGGCCCGCCGGGTCGCCGCGACCCTGGCGCACGGCCTGCACGGCCGCCGCCGGGCCGGCCCGGGCGAGAGCTTCTGGCAGTTCCGCCCCTTCGTCGCCGGCGAGGCGGCGAGCCGGATCGACTGGCGTCGCTCAGGGAGGGACGACCGTCTCTACGTCCGCGAGCGCGAATGGGAGGCGGCCCATACCGTCTGGTTCTGGGTCGACCGCTCGGCCTCGATGGGCTTCGGCTCCACGCTCGCGCAGGCGCCGAAGATCGAGCGGGCCCTCGTCCTGGCGCTGGCCCTCGGCGACGCCTTCGTGGAGGCCGGCGAGCGGGTCGGGCTCCTCGGCCTGTCGCGGCCCCAGGCCACTCGCACCATCGTCGAGCGGATGGCCGAGACCCTGTCGGCCGACGCCTCCGGCCTCGACGAGGATCTGCCGCCCCGCGCCCCGGTCGGACGTTTCGACGAGGCGGTGCTGATCGGCGATTTCCTCTCGCCGCCGGAGCAGGTGCGGGCCGCGGTCGCGGCGATCGCCGGTGCCGGCAGCCGCGGCCACCTCGTCATGGTGGTCGATCCGGTGGAGGAGACTTTCCCGTTCTCCGGCCAGGCCGAACTGCACGACTTGGAGGCCGGCCTGTCGCTCCGGGTCGGCGACGCCGCCGCCTGGGGCGAGGCCTATCGCCGGCGGATCCGCGCCCATCGCGATGCGTTGGCGGAGATCGCCCGGTCGCAGGGGTGGACGTTGACGCTGCACCGCACCGACCGACCGGCGAGCGAGGCGGCGCTCCGCCTCGTCACCCTGGTCGCCGCCGCCCGCGGGGCAGGTTGA
- the miaA gene encoding tRNA (adenosine(37)-N6)-dimethylallyltransferase MiaA, translating into MGEAGMDGRVRAILIAGPTASGKSALALALAQRHGGVVINADSMQVYRDLHRLTARPAPEEEARAPHRLYGTIDGAVNFSVGHYLAEAGATLREAWAAGRLPIVVGGTGLYFMGLTDGLSEIPPVPDEIRAVVRAEAEGRETPELHAALARRDPDGAARLDRNDRLRVLRALEVLAATGRPIAAFQAARRPGPLTGLSCHKIFLTPDREVLRARIDARFLAMMAAGALDEVRALADRHLDPMLPVMRAHGVPGLIAYMRGDLPYDEAVARGQADTRRYAKRQVTWFRHQAGAEWAWVTPEAAMAGVETGMWDGPG; encoded by the coding sequence ATCGGAGAGGCAGGCATGGACGGGCGGGTTCGGGCGATCCTCATCGCAGGGCCGACCGCCTCGGGCAAGTCGGCCCTGGCACTCGCCCTGGCGCAACGGCACGGCGGCGTGGTGATCAATGCCGATTCGATGCAGGTCTATCGCGACCTCCACCGACTCACCGCCCGGCCGGCGCCGGAGGAGGAAGCACGGGCGCCCCACCGCCTCTACGGCACGATCGACGGCGCGGTGAATTTTTCCGTCGGCCATTACCTGGCGGAGGCCGGCGCGACGCTCCGCGAAGCCTGGGCCGCGGGCCGCCTGCCGATCGTGGTCGGGGGCACCGGGCTCTACTTCATGGGCCTGACCGACGGCCTGTCGGAGATCCCGCCGGTGCCGGACGAGATCCGGGCCGTCGTGCGGGCCGAGGCGGAGGGGCGGGAGACGCCCGAGCTTCACGCCGCCCTCGCCCGCCGGGACCCGGACGGTGCCGCCCGCCTCGACCGCAACGACCGCCTGCGGGTGCTCCGCGCCCTCGAAGTGCTGGCCGCCACCGGCCGGCCGATCGCCGCGTTCCAGGCCGCGCGCCGGCCGGGCCCGCTCACCGGCCTGTCCTGCCACAAGATCTTCCTCACCCCGGACCGGGAGGTTCTGCGGGCGCGGATCGATGCCCGCTTCCTCGCCATGATGGCGGCGGGCGCCCTCGACGAGGTTCGGGCCCTGGCCGACCGTCACCTCGATCCGATGCTGCCGGTGATGCGCGCCCACGGCGTGCCGGGGCTGATCGCCTACATGCGCGGGGACCTCCCGTATGACGAGGCCGTGGCCCGTGGCCAGGCGGATACGCGGCGCTACGCCAAAAGGCAGGTGACGTGGTTCCGGCACCAGGCCGGGGCGGAGTGGGCGTGGGTGACGCCGGAGGCGGCGATGGCGGGGGTCGAGACGGGAATGTGGGACGGGCCGGGGTGA
- a CDS encoding AAA family ATPase: MMEASAPAATPMDDGIVAAAEACLASVGRAREAIHGVIFGQEQVVDLALVTVLAGGHGLLVGLPGLAKTKLVETLGTVLGLDARRVQFTPDLMPSDILGSEILDEDQDRHRSFRFVRGPIFTQLLMADEINRASPRTQSALLQAMQERFVSVAGARHDLPRPFHVLATQNPIEQEGTYPLPEAQLDRFLLEIDVGYPDRAAERRILLETTGAEEHRPQAVMDTDALLSAQRLVRRLPVGEAVVDAILDLVRAARPVGGDAAIADKLLWGPGPRASQALMLAVRARALIEGRVAPSVDDVAALAEPVLKHRMALTFAARADGETIPGLIGRLVGRL, encoded by the coding sequence ATGATGGAAGCCAGCGCGCCGGCCGCGACCCCGATGGATGACGGCATCGTCGCCGCCGCGGAGGCCTGCCTCGCCAGCGTCGGGCGCGCCCGGGAGGCGATCCACGGGGTCATCTTCGGGCAGGAGCAGGTGGTCGATCTCGCGCTGGTCACCGTGCTGGCGGGCGGCCACGGTCTCCTCGTCGGCCTGCCGGGCCTGGCCAAGACCAAGCTCGTCGAGACGCTGGGCACCGTGCTCGGGCTCGACGCGCGCCGGGTGCAGTTCACCCCCGACCTGATGCCCTCCGACATCCTCGGCAGCGAGATCCTCGACGAGGACCAGGACCGGCACCGCTCGTTCCGCTTCGTGCGCGGGCCGATCTTCACCCAGCTCCTGATGGCCGACGAGATCAACCGCGCCAGCCCCCGCACCCAGTCGGCGCTGCTCCAGGCGATGCAGGAGCGCTTCGTCTCGGTCGCCGGCGCCCGCCACGATCTGCCGCGGCCGTTCCACGTCCTGGCGACCCAGAACCCGATCGAGCAGGAGGGCACCTATCCGCTGCCCGAGGCCCAGCTCGACCGCTTCCTGCTCGAGATCGACGTCGGCTATCCCGACCGCGCTGCCGAGCGGCGCATCCTGCTGGAGACCACCGGTGCCGAGGAACACCGGCCGCAAGCCGTGATGGACACCGACGCCCTGCTCTCGGCCCAGCGCCTGGTGCGGCGCCTGCCCGTCGGCGAGGCGGTGGTCGATGCGATCCTCGACCTCGTGCGCGCGGCGCGGCCCGTCGGGGGCGACGCGGCGATCGCCGACAAGCTGCTCTGGGGCCCCGGCCCCCGCGCCAGCCAGGCGCTGATGCTGGCGGTGCGCGCCCGCGCGCTGATCGAGGGACGGGTCGCGCCCTCCGTCGACGACGTGGCGGCTTTGGCCGAGCCGGTCTTGAAGCACCGCATGGCGCTGACCTTCGCGGCCCGCGCCGATGGCGAGACGATCCCCGGCCTGATCGGCCGCCTCGTCGGGCGGCTCTGA
- a CDS encoding Lrp/AsnC family transcriptional regulator, with translation MPLFKSHLRPPATLDFPDCSPVRPDGPRRFSPLKRVTGERSMASRGETPNRRSARAQAPQKGAEPQRLDDLDRKILGALRADGRLTIAALAERVGLSQSPCWTRLRRLEEAGLIRDYVAVLDHRALGIPDVVFIEVTLDKHDDAVLEAFGTEILRIPEVLEVHLVTGEYDYMIKVAVSGTAHYERFLREKLYRIRGIRQSRSVFALRTLKQEVSVDPVAIGRQTP, from the coding sequence ATGCCCTTGTTCAAGAGCCATCTGCGCCCTCCCGCGACGCTTGATTTCCCCGACTGTAGCCCGGTCCGGCCGGATGGTCCTCGCCGTTTTTCGCCGCTAAAGCGGGTGACCGGAGAACGCAGCATGGCATCGAGGGGCGAAACGCCGAACAGACGTTCTGCGCGGGCGCAGGCGCCGCAGAAGGGCGCGGAGCCGCAAAGGCTCGACGATCTCGACCGGAAGATCCTCGGTGCCCTGCGGGCCGATGGCCGGCTGACGATCGCGGCGCTCGCCGAGCGGGTCGGGCTGTCGCAATCGCCGTGCTGGACGCGGCTGCGGCGCCTGGAGGAGGCGGGGCTGATCCGCGACTACGTCGCCGTGCTCGACCACCGGGCACTCGGCATCCCGGACGTGGTGTTCATCGAGGTCACCCTCGACAAGCACGACGATGCGGTGCTGGAGGCCTTCGGTACCGAGATCCTGCGCATCCCCGAAGTGCTGGAGGTGCATCTTGTGACCGGCGAGTACGATTACATGATCAAGGTCGCGGTCAGCGGCACCGCGCATTACGAGCGGTTCCTTCGTGAAAAGCTCTATCGCATCCGCGGCATCCGCCAGTCGCGCTCGGTCTTCGCGCTGCGGACCTTGAAGCAGGAGGTGTCGGTGGATCCGGTGGCGATCGGGCGACAAACGCCTTGA
- a CDS encoding exodeoxyribonuclease VII small subunit: MSAARSDASRAAVSVPAGPTGTADLPFEKALEELEGIVQRLEQGNVPLDESVAIYERGEVLKRHCEALLQRAEARIQRITLGADGRAAGTAPLDVA, from the coding sequence ATGTCCGCAGCCCGGTCCGATGCCAGCCGCGCGGCCGTCTCCGTCCCCGCCGGCCCGACCGGAACCGCGGATCTGCCGTTCGAGAAGGCCCTCGAGGAACTCGAGGGCATCGTGCAGCGCCTGGAGCAGGGCAACGTGCCGCTCGACGAATCCGTCGCGATCTACGAGCGCGGCGAGGTCCTCAAGCGGCACTGCGAGGCGCTGCTGCAGCGTGCCGAGGCGCGCATCCAGCGCATCACCCTCGGGGCGGACGGACGCGCCGCCGGGACGGCGCCGCTCGATGTCGCCTGA
- a CDS encoding tyrosine phosphatase family protein — MPTLHVCALSRLPETVEATGARHVVTLINVGTKVIRPPAIAEDDHLFVGVSDITDTLDGHVLPDEVHVRRLLDFVRAWPREQPLVIHCYAGISRSTAAAFIATCALRPDRDEAEIARELRQASPSATPNRRLVAVADAMLGRDGRMVAAIAAIGRGADAFEGEPFSVTID; from the coding sequence ATGCCGACCCTGCACGTCTGCGCCCTGTCCCGCCTGCCCGAGACGGTCGAGGCGACCGGCGCGCGCCATGTGGTGACCTTGATCAATGTCGGCACGAAGGTGATCCGGCCGCCGGCAATCGCGGAAGACGACCACCTGTTCGTCGGAGTCAGCGACATCACCGACACCCTCGACGGCCACGTCCTGCCCGACGAGGTGCATGTCCGGCGGCTCCTCGACTTCGTGCGCGCCTGGCCGCGCGAGCAGCCGCTGGTGATCCACTGCTATGCTGGCATCAGCCGCTCGACGGCCGCCGCCTTCATCGCCACCTGCGCCCTACGTCCGGACCGGGACGAGGCCGAGATCGCCCGCGAGTTGCGCCAGGCCTCGCCCTCGGCGACTCCGAACCGCCGCCTCGTCGCGGTGGCGGATGCGATGCTCGGGCGGGACGGGCGCATGGTGGCGGCCATCGCGGCGATCGGTCGCGGCGCCGACGCCTTCGAGGGTGAGCCCTTCAGCGTCACCATCGACTGA
- a CDS encoding DUF4159 domain-containing protein translates to MFGLPLSFAAPAALAALVALPALWYLLRVTPPRPRRIDFPPLRILADLLPERETPARTPPWLLALRLLASACLILAVSGPVWNPSPQGAADGRNPLVLVLDNGFTAAQDWRDRIRVAAAEVEAAARAGRPVALLATAASPTGLEATGPGPALERLRAIEPLPHLADRSAQLPSLTAFLERNPGSAVVWVSDGVAGPDGDAFPAGLAAAASRNRADITVLKAERTPALGLAGPDSSGGQLGVIVVRAEPNGRESGTVRALDAKGLPLAETNFAFAGNATATEVRFDLPVELRNTIARFEVAGEHSAGAVVLADERGRRRRVGLVFGGTSDQAQPLLSPTYYLSRALTPFADVLEPRGGRGVAESIGQMLDSQVSVLVLADVGALDPATLERVSTFVDKGGLLLRFAGPRLAAGSDDLVPVRLRRGGRNLGGTLSWDSPRTLAPFAPESPFSGLTPPADIGVRRQILAEPDGDLARRTWAALQDGTPIVTAAKRGEGMVVLVHVTADTTWSNLPLSGLFVTMLRRVVALAGTTPPTTGASPGAPPPVLAPRLTLDGFGALKAPPATARAVPATWTERATPEHPPGYYGPADGGLAVNALTAEDRLKPLDLKPLSSARFGGLEEARTRDLRGPFFLAALLLLGLDTVASLWLGGFLGRMAARLRRRPAAAAVILGILVLGAAPESARAVEPAANRPNGIESALVTRIAYVITGDPTVDETSRAGLAGLTQMLASRTALEPGEPAGIDPAKDELAFYPLIYWPIVPNRPLPSEAAIRRIDAFMKNGGTVIFDTRDAMTARPGGPPTPEALTLQRMLATLEVPELEPVPRDHVLTKAFYLVDGFPGRYATGQTWVEALPPAGDGAERRPARAGDGVSPIVITGNDLASAWAIGRRGEALYPLVGGDPRQREMAFRGGVNLVMYALTGNYKADQVHVPALLERLGQ, encoded by the coding sequence ATGTTCGGACTGCCCCTCAGCTTCGCCGCCCCCGCCGCCCTCGCGGCGCTCGTCGCCCTGCCGGCGCTCTGGTACCTCTTGCGGGTGACGCCGCCGCGGCCGCGGCGCATCGACTTCCCGCCGTTGCGCATCCTCGCCGACCTGCTGCCGGAGCGCGAGACGCCGGCCCGCACGCCGCCCTGGCTGCTGGCGCTGCGGCTGCTCGCCTCCGCCTGCCTGATCCTGGCGGTGTCGGGTCCGGTCTGGAATCCGAGCCCGCAGGGTGCCGCCGACGGGCGTAACCCCCTGGTACTGGTCCTCGACAACGGCTTCACCGCCGCGCAGGACTGGCGCGACCGGATCCGCGTCGCCGCGGCCGAGGTCGAGGCGGCAGCCCGGGCCGGGCGTCCGGTGGCCTTGCTCGCCACCGCCGCTTCGCCGACGGGCCTGGAGGCCACCGGTCCCGGGCCGGCGCTCGAGCGCCTGCGCGCCATCGAGCCGCTGCCGCACCTCGCCGACCGGTCGGCGCAGCTGCCGTCGCTCACCGCCTTCCTGGAGCGCAACCCGGGCAGCGCCGTGGTCTGGGTCAGCGACGGCGTCGCCGGGCCGGACGGCGACGCCTTCCCGGCCGGCCTCGCGGCAGCCGCATCGCGCAACCGCGCCGACATCACCGTGCTCAAGGCCGAGCGGACGCCGGCTCTAGGCCTCGCCGGCCCGGATTCCTCCGGCGGCCAGCTCGGCGTCATCGTGGTGCGGGCGGAGCCGAACGGTCGCGAATCCGGCACGGTCCGGGCCCTCGATGCCAAGGGCCTGCCGCTTGCCGAGACGAATTTCGCCTTCGCCGGCAATGCCACCGCGACGGAGGTCCGCTTCGACCTGCCGGTGGAGCTACGCAACACCATCGCGCGGTTCGAGGTCGCGGGCGAGCACTCGGCCGGTGCCGTGGTGCTGGCCGACGAGCGCGGCCGGCGCCGCCGGGTCGGCCTCGTCTTCGGCGGGACGAGCGACCAGGCCCAGCCGCTGCTCTCGCCGACCTACTATCTCTCCCGCGCACTGACGCCCTTCGCCGACGTGCTGGAGCCCCGCGGCGGGCGCGGCGTCGCCGAATCGATCGGCCAGATGCTCGATTCCCAGGTCTCGGTCCTGGTGCTGGCGGATGTCGGCGCCCTCGATCCGGCGACGCTGGAGCGGGTCTCCACCTTCGTCGACAAGGGCGGGCTGCTCCTGCGCTTCGCGGGCCCGCGGCTCGCCGCCGGCAGCGACGACCTCGTGCCGGTGCGCCTGCGCCGGGGCGGGCGCAATCTCGGCGGCACCCTGTCCTGGGACAGCCCGCGCACACTGGCGCCGTTCGCGCCCGAGAGCCCCTTTTCGGGGCTGACGCCGCCGGCCGATATCGGCGTGCGGCGCCAGATCCTGGCCGAGCCGGACGGCGACCTCGCCCGGCGCACCTGGGCCGCCCTGCAGGACGGCACTCCGATCGTCACCGCCGCGAAGCGGGGGGAGGGCATGGTGGTCCTGGTCCACGTCACCGCCGACACCACCTGGTCGAACCTGCCGCTCTCGGGCCTGTTCGTGACCATGCTGCGCCGCGTCGTGGCGCTGGCGGGCACCACCCCGCCGACGACCGGGGCGAGCCCCGGCGCCCCGCCGCCTGTGCTCGCGCCGCGCCTCACCCTCGACGGGTTCGGCGCCCTGAAGGCGCCCCCGGCCACCGCCCGGGCGGTCCCGGCGACGTGGACCGAACGGGCGACGCCGGAGCACCCGCCGGGCTATTACGGACCCGCCGATGGCGGCCTCGCGGTCAACGCCCTCACGGCGGAGGACCGGCTGAAGCCTCTCGACCTGAAGCCGCTGAGCAGTGCCCGCTTCGGCGGCCTGGAGGAGGCCCGCACCCGCGACCTGCGCGGACCGTTCTTCCTCGCCGCGCTGCTGCTCCTGGGTCTGGACACCGTGGCGAGCCTGTGGCTCGGCGGCTTCCTCGGGCGGATGGCGGCACGCCTGCGCCGCCGGCCGGCCGCGGCCGCCGTGATCCTCGGGATCCTGGTGCTGGGCGCGGCGCCCGAATCGGCTCGCGCGGTCGAGCCCGCGGCCAACCGGCCGAACGGCATCGAATCGGCGCTCGTCACCCGCATCGCCTACGTGATCACCGGCGACCCGACCGTCGACGAGACCAGCCGGGCCGGCCTCGCCGGCCTGACCCAGATGCTGGCGAGCCGCACCGCGCTCGAACCCGGCGAGCCCGCCGGCATCGACCCGGCCAAGGACGAGCTCGCCTTCTACCCGCTGATCTACTGGCCGATCGTGCCGAACCGGCCGCTGCCGAGCGAGGCGGCGATCCGGCGGATCGACGCCTTCATGAAGAACGGCGGCACGGTGATCTTCGACACCCGCGACGCGATGACGGCCCGCCCCGGCGGACCGCCCACGCCCGAGGCCCTCACCCTCCAGCGCATGCTGGCGACCCTGGAGGTGCCGGAACTCGAGCCGGTGCCCCGCGACCATGTGCTGACCAAGGCGTTCTACCTCGTCGACGGCTTTCCCGGCCGCTACGCCACCGGCCAGACCTGGGTCGAGGCCCTGCCGCCGGCCGGCGATGGGGCTGAGCGCCGCCCGGCCCGGGCCGGCGACGGCGTCTCGCCGATCGTCATCACGGGCAACGACCTCGCCTCCGCCTGGGCGATCGGCCGGCGCGGCGAAGCCCTTTATCCTCTTGTCGGCGGCGATCCGCGGCAACGCGAGATGGCCTTCCGCGGCGGCGTCAACCTCGTGATGTACGCGCTCACCGGCAACTACAAGGCCGATCAGGTCCACGTGCCGGCGCTGCTGGAGCGGCTGGGGCAGTGA
- a CDS encoding 3-methyl-2-oxobutanoate dehydrogenase (2-methylpropanoyl-transferring) subunit alpha — MPPDAPSPQAPLSLHVPEPAVRPGGNPSFSDLDIPEAGAVRRPDVDVAAADIRDMAYTLIRVLDSDGKAVGPWAGSLTDDELLAGLRDMMKLRAFDARMLMAQRQGKTSFYMQHLGEEAVSTAFRRALQPGDMNFPTYRQAGLLIAGGYPLVDMMCQIYSNEADPLHGRQLPVMYSAKEHGFFSISGNLATQYIQAVGWAMASAIKNDTRIAAAWIGDGSTAESDFHAALVFASTYRAPVVLNVVNNQWAISTFQGFARGGSSTFAARGHGFGIPALRVDGNDYLAVHAVAKWATERARRNLGPTLVEYVTYRAGAHSTSDDPSAYRPKTEFDAWPLGDPVRRLKDHLIARGAWSEERHRQGEAEILDEVVAAQREAETHGTLHAGGKPSPRDMFEGVFSEMPPHLRRQRQQAGY, encoded by the coding sequence ATGCCGCCAGACGCCCCGAGCCCGCAGGCTCCGTTAAGTCTCCACGTCCCCGAGCCGGCCGTCCGTCCCGGCGGCAATCCGAGCTTTTCCGATCTCGACATCCCGGAGGCCGGCGCCGTCCGCCGGCCCGACGTCGACGTGGCGGCCGCCGACATCCGCGACATGGCCTACACGCTGATCCGGGTGCTGGATTCCGACGGCAAGGCGGTCGGCCCCTGGGCCGGCTCGCTCACCGACGACGAATTGCTCGCAGGTCTTCGCGACATGATGAAGCTGCGCGCCTTCGATGCGCGGATGCTGATGGCCCAGCGCCAGGGCAAGACCTCCTTCTACATGCAGCATCTCGGCGAGGAGGCGGTGAGCACCGCGTTCCGCCGGGCGCTCCAGCCCGGCGACATGAACTTCCCGACCTACCGCCAGGCGGGCCTGCTGATCGCCGGCGGCTACCCGCTCGTCGACATGATGTGCCAGATCTACTCGAACGAGGCCGATCCGCTGCACGGCCGGCAATTGCCGGTGATGTACTCGGCCAAGGAGCACGGCTTCTTCTCGATCTCGGGCAACCTCGCGACCCAGTATATCCAGGCGGTCGGCTGGGCGATGGCATCGGCGATCAAGAACGACACCAGGATCGCCGCCGCCTGGATCGGCGACGGCTCGACGGCGGAATCGGATTTCCACGCGGCCTTGGTCTTCGCCTCGACCTACCGGGCGCCGGTGGTGCTCAACGTCGTCAACAACCAGTGGGCGATCTCGACCTTCCAGGGCTTTGCCCGCGGCGGCTCCTCGACCTTCGCGGCCCGCGGTCACGGCTTCGGGATTCCGGCGCTCCGGGTCGACGGCAACGACTACCTCGCCGTCCACGCGGTGGCGAAATGGGCGACCGAGCGGGCGCGGCGCAACCTCGGGCCGACGCTGGTCGAATACGTCACCTACCGGGCCGGCGCCCATTCGACCTCCGACGACCCCTCCGCCTACCGGCCGAAGACCGAGTTCGATGCCTGGCCCCTCGGCGACCCGGTCAGGCGCCTGAAGGATCACCTGATCGCCCGCGGCGCCTGGTCGGAGGAGCGCCACCGCCAGGGCGAGGCCGAGATCCTCGACGAGGTCGTGGCCGCCCAGCGCGAGGCCGAGACCCACGGCACGCTGCATGCCGGCGGCAAGCCGTCGCCACGCGACATGTTCGAAGGAGTGTTTTCGGAAATGCCCCCTCACCTGCGCCGCCAGCGCCAGCAGGCGGGGTACTGA
- a CDS encoding HD family hydrolase, which yields MLSGRRLDLLDPSPIDVEIVDIAHGLARVARWNGQTAGPQVFSVAQHSLLVEAIGGAFEPGLAAAGRLELLLHDAPEYVIGDIISPFKAAIGHSYKAVETRLLAAIRLRFGLTPAPGAAMQRLIKRADRLSAYLEATRLAGFSQVEAVRVFGKPDRLDADLGTLLEPWPTAEAQSAFLARFHALADAQQGVPVS from the coding sequence ATGCTCTCGGGTCGGCGCCTCGACCTTCTCGATCCCTCGCCCATCGACGTCGAGATCGTCGACATCGCCCATGGGCTCGCCCGGGTCGCGCGCTGGAACGGGCAGACCGCCGGCCCGCAGGTCTTCTCGGTGGCCCAGCATTCGCTGCTCGTCGAGGCGATCGGCGGCGCCTTCGAGCCCGGCCTCGCGGCCGCTGGCCGGCTGGAATTGCTGCTGCACGATGCGCCCGAATACGTGATCGGCGACATCATCTCGCCGTTCAAGGCGGCGATCGGGCATTCCTACAAGGCGGTGGAGACTCGGCTGCTGGCGGCGATCCGTCTGCGCTTCGGGCTCACCCCGGCACCGGGCGCGGCGATGCAGCGCCTGATCAAGCGCGCCGATCGGCTCAGCGCCTACCTGGAGGCGACGCGGCTCGCCGGCTTCTCGCAAGTCGAGGCCGTCCGGGTCTTCGGCAAGCCGGATCGCCTCGACGCCGATCTCGGCACCTTGCTCGAACCCTGGCCGACCGCCGAGGCCCAAAGCGCGTTCCTCGCCCGCTTCCACGCCTTGGCCGATGCCCAGCAGGGCGTTCCCGTATCCTGA